A stretch of the Vibrio sp. HB236076 genome encodes the following:
- a CDS encoding diguanylate cyclase, translated as MSSNHEIRIKRHLGTMRNLGIVHNGFVVLILWLTLSYPSFVFAKLVEAPTHIADYFIDTWTTSDGLPHNSINAIAQTQDGYLWFGTWEGASRYNGKSFTNFLRSPQTGMSDSGTNVLKRDRFNRLWVAGTRGSLTYLQLGRWHPQPPANNLIHDVYTDQHQGLWLAVEDSGLAFRRYLGSGKYSHDQWLIQGVTAYQIVAMGEQLLYVATSKGLYQIKRHQPQLIHSYQFQKIHYLTKDHQGNLLLATDNGIWRYDGKAFTSLSEALKGQSISLIEQDCLFHYWIGTEQGIARMSPAGTLEYLEHNKGLDNKVLSWYADDQGSIWVGTNGGLMRLRQAPFVTISPSQGLIGSYTRAVIAMTPDHLLAGTNRGLSLVMGTQAVNAISQYSPIKHASVLSLSLDYRQDSPSLNKVFVGTSRQGLLIWQAGQLSPYLSIDNGLPDNEVHSLLSQANGDLWVGTAEGLLLSQANGEKVLYDTHSGLPSNFIISLAEDSQGNIWVGTGNGVATISPQGQIETFDLRDHEDPRYIFDIDIDIDYLWFTTDRGIVRYDRESGHLVMVGRNKGFPIDKFFQFVHQRDNIWLTSNRGIWKLNYQQLNQVADGQDETIKFEHFDKNDGLSSSQSNGGSNPAATFSQGRLYVATAQGVATVNPLDIDKQHSMMTPIVIENLHFDNQSVSTQGDRIANPGTSRVSIQYAGLSYVMADGLEYRTRLENFNQQWTFRGKQTVVEYTNLPPGQYQFLVSTRFPYGEWSNTPAAISFTILPFWWQKSWVQALLILSMVSLVIGIILLRVRQLKLNQKKLARLVTEKTQELQRQAKRFEQLSHEDSLTGLANRRAFNQHIKAQFQACQQSHELLHLAIVDIDFFKKINDNYSHLHGDQAITSVATILRHHFDDPLAVARWGGEEFTLLLKGNRKEVDQYVDQLRQTIADKHFDHIAPGMRLTVSIGLCDSYSLFEIEPLFRLADEALLKAKEGGRNRTIRAVNSATNEDIYWLGVNPFEPQKIET; from the coding sequence ATGTCATCAAATCATGAAATCCGTATTAAACGTCATTTAGGGACGATGCGTAACCTAGGTATTGTGCATAACGGTTTCGTGGTGTTGATTTTGTGGCTTACTCTTAGTTATCCCTCGTTCGTTTTCGCCAAGTTGGTCGAAGCCCCTACGCACATCGCCGATTATTTTATCGATACCTGGACAACCAGTGATGGTTTACCTCATAACAGCATCAACGCCATAGCCCAGACTCAAGATGGTTATTTGTGGTTTGGCACTTGGGAAGGCGCCTCGCGTTACAATGGAAAAAGTTTCACAAACTTTCTTCGCTCACCTCAAACGGGTATGTCGGACTCTGGGACGAATGTGCTCAAACGCGACCGATTTAATCGGCTTTGGGTCGCGGGGACACGGGGCTCATTAACCTATTTACAACTCGGCCGCTGGCACCCTCAACCCCCTGCCAACAATTTAATTCACGATGTGTATACCGATCAACATCAAGGGTTGTGGTTAGCGGTTGAAGACAGTGGCTTGGCGTTTCGTCGATATCTAGGCAGTGGCAAATACAGCCATGATCAGTGGCTGATTCAAGGGGTGACGGCGTATCAAATTGTGGCCATGGGCGAGCAGTTACTCTATGTGGCGACCAGCAAAGGTTTGTATCAGATCAAGCGCCATCAGCCGCAGTTGATCCACAGTTACCAATTTCAAAAAATTCATTACCTAACCAAAGACCATCAAGGTAACCTGCTGCTGGCGACCGACAATGGCATCTGGCGTTACGACGGTAAGGCGTTTACCTCTCTCAGTGAAGCGTTGAAAGGGCAGAGTATTTCCCTCATCGAGCAAGATTGTTTGTTTCATTATTGGATTGGTACTGAGCAAGGCATTGCGCGCATGTCACCGGCGGGTACATTAGAGTATTTAGAACACAATAAGGGGTTAGACAACAAGGTGCTGTCTTGGTACGCCGATGACCAAGGGAGTATTTGGGTAGGTACCAACGGCGGACTCATGCGTTTACGACAAGCCCCTTTCGTCACAATCAGCCCTTCACAAGGCTTAATCGGTAGTTATACACGCGCGGTCATCGCAATGACGCCCGATCACTTGCTGGCCGGCACCAACCGAGGCCTTAGCCTAGTCATGGGGACACAAGCGGTCAATGCGATTTCACAATATAGCCCAATTAAACACGCGTCGGTGCTCAGTTTATCCCTTGATTATCGTCAAGACAGTCCCTCACTCAATAAGGTGTTCGTCGGCACCTCAAGGCAAGGCCTGTTAATTTGGCAGGCGGGCCAGTTGTCACCTTATCTTTCGATTGACAATGGCTTACCCGATAACGAAGTCCATTCTTTACTTTCGCAAGCCAATGGTGATTTATGGGTAGGGACGGCGGAAGGCCTGCTGTTGTCCCAGGCCAATGGAGAGAAAGTCCTTTACGATACCCATTCTGGTTTGCCGTCCAACTTCATTATCAGTTTGGCTGAAGACAGTCAGGGGAATATATGGGTAGGAACGGGCAATGGCGTGGCCACCATTTCTCCTCAAGGCCAGATAGAGACGTTTGATCTTCGCGATCATGAAGACCCTCGCTATATTTTTGATATCGATATTGATATCGACTACCTCTGGTTCACCACAGATCGCGGCATTGTTCGTTACGATCGTGAAAGTGGCCATCTGGTGATGGTCGGGCGCAATAAAGGCTTTCCGATCGATAAATTTTTTCAGTTTGTGCATCAAAGAGACAATATTTGGCTCACCAGTAATCGCGGTATTTGGAAACTCAACTACCAGCAGTTAAATCAAGTTGCCGACGGCCAAGATGAAACGATCAAGTTTGAGCATTTTGACAAAAACGATGGTTTGTCCAGCAGTCAAAGTAATGGTGGTTCAAACCCTGCTGCCACCTTCTCACAAGGCCGGCTTTATGTCGCGACCGCGCAAGGGGTGGCCACCGTTAATCCGCTTGATATTGATAAACAGCACAGCATGATGACCCCGATAGTGATTGAAAACCTGCACTTTGATAATCAGTCTGTCTCTACTCAGGGCGATCGCATTGCCAATCCCGGTACCAGTCGTGTGTCGATTCAATACGCGGGTCTGTCTTATGTGATGGCCGATGGTTTGGAGTATCGCACTCGGTTGGAAAACTTTAACCAGCAATGGACGTTTCGCGGTAAGCAAACCGTAGTCGAATACACCAATTTACCGCCCGGCCAGTACCAATTCTTGGTCAGTACCCGTTTTCCATATGGCGAATGGAGCAACACCCCAGCCGCCATTAGCTTTACGATTTTGCCTTTTTGGTGGCAAAAAAGTTGGGTGCAGGCGCTTCTCATTCTTTCTATGGTGTCCTTGGTCATTGGCATTATCTTGTTGCGAGTGAGGCAGTTAAAACTCAACCAGAAAAAGCTCGCTCGTTTAGTGACAGAAAAGACCCAAGAACTGCAGCGGCAAGCAAAACGATTTGAACAGTTGTCTCATGAGGATTCCTTGACAGGGTTGGCCAATCGCCGCGCCTTTAACCAGCATATAAAAGCGCAATTTCAAGCGTGTCAGCAAAGTCATGAACTGTTGCATTTAGCCATTGTTGATATCGATTTCTTTAAGAAAATCAACGATAATTACTCACACTTACACGGCGATCAGGCCATCACCAGCGTGGCGACGATACTTCGTCACCATTTTGATGATCCCTTGGCTGTGGCGCGCTGGGGCGGTGAAGAATTTACCTTGTTGTTAAAAGGCAATCGAAAAGAGGTTGATCAATACGTTGATCAATTGCGACAAACCATTGCCGATAAACACTTTGATCACATAGCCCCAGGCATGAGACTGACCGTCAGTATCGGCCTTTGTGACAGTTACTCCCTGTTTGAAATTGAACCGCTATTTCGATTGGCAGACGAAGCCCTGCTTAAAGCCAAAGAGGGCGGCCGCAACCGAACCATTCGTGCGGTCAACAGTGCCACCAACGAAGACATTTATTGGTTAGGTGTCAATCCATTCGAGCCTCAGAAGATTGAGACCTAA
- a CDS encoding DUF3820 family protein, whose protein sequence is MIQKEQILQLVEYKMPFGKYAGRLLIDLPEEYLLWFANKSEFPRGELGELMQLCLALKIEGLDEIIKPLKSNDKQS, encoded by the coding sequence ATGATACAAAAAGAGCAAATATTACAGCTTGTCGAGTACAAGATGCCATTTGGTAAATACGCTGGGCGATTGTTGATCGATTTGCCAGAGGAGTATCTGCTGTGGTTTGCCAACAAAAGTGAGTTTCCCCGTGGAGAATTGGGCGAGCTGATGCAGTTGTGTTTGGCACTGAAGATTGAAGGGTTAGATGAGATTATCAAGCCGTTAAAATCGAATGATAAACAGAGCTGA
- a CDS encoding cysteine-rich CWC family protein: MSTPCRAACQSHGGICLGCQRTLEEIMTWKDKTEAERLDIMTKIKPQTEQRADIKPTQASCAHCQQPMHCDISAGKTTCWCFELERREIPAPLQNQNACLCRHCLSKLPLAT, from the coding sequence ATATCTACGCCCTGTCGAGCCGCTTGCCAAAGCCATGGCGGCATCTGTCTTGGTTGCCAGCGAACCCTAGAAGAGATCATGACTTGGAAAGACAAAACCGAGGCTGAGCGACTCGATATCATGACGAAGATAAAGCCACAAACCGAGCAGCGAGCAGACATTAAGCCAACTCAAGCCAGCTGCGCACACTGTCAGCAACCTATGCATTGTGATATCAGTGCCGGCAAAACGACCTGCTGGTGCTTTGAGCTCGAGCGAAGAGAAATCCCCGCCCCCTTGCAAAATCAAAACGCCTGCCTATGCCGACACTGCTTAAGCAAACTGCCCCTTGCAACATAG
- a CDS encoding HopJ type III effector protein — protein MNKNEFLAELKANPQGIEFEQTMAVIDAHYTFSAADFTNGEVQNAAGQNNGSAKILAFGIEEGLSEQDTLHCFGRFYRQDVLQHPDNDDHQNIRNFIRFGWQGVSFTAPVLTGK, from the coding sequence GTGAATAAAAATGAGTTCTTAGCCGAGTTAAAAGCCAACCCACAAGGAATCGAGTTTGAGCAAACTATGGCGGTGATTGATGCACACTATACCTTTAGCGCCGCCGATTTTACCAATGGTGAGGTACAAAACGCCGCGGGTCAGAACAATGGTTCGGCTAAAATTTTGGCGTTCGGTATAGAAGAAGGGCTATCAGAGCAAGATACCTTACACTGTTTTGGTCGTTTTTACCGCCAAGACGTTCTACAACACCCAGACAATGACGATCATCAGAATATTCGTAATTTTATTCGTTTCGGGTGGCAAGGGGTGTCATTTACCGCACCGGTTTTAACGGGTAAATAA
- a CDS encoding choice-of-anchor I family protein, whose amino-acid sequence MSRITTLVLTTCSVACTAAFSGFSQAQSLSVDLIGRYVADAPFATSAAEIVTYDKNNDQLFVVNAHAQRIEVLKPSATGLEKLRYLDLHQAGEWANIDIGAANSVDSYGNLLAVAIENKIKTKPGIIAVYDSRDLSLLTTFPAGSLPDMVGFSKDGRFLASANEGEPSGDYQDDPEGSVTLVDLSPGLEQAKAQQIRFDAFNQTRRAELKGTVRISGKHASAAQDLEPEYLTFASNGKLYVSLQENNALAIIDPVKAEVEAIQGLGMKSWHNAKLDASNKDADPDTKQSGLANFHSYEGLFGLYMPDTIKSYTVNGKSYIVTANEGDGREYGFKTTQEQCEQLGLNWDGDDHQGTSAYKTTLDTCISHSDEVRGKKLDVASDHPLANALKDNQQLARLKFIKPDHPLQANEPALTFGARSFSIWDDKGHLVFDSQDQFANIVAEQSPNTFNSTNDNNQSADDRSDDKGSEPEALEVAMIQGRQYAFIGLERQGGFMVYDVTDPSQASFVLYHQERDFSQPVCTQVDADGECENQEYNPKAGDLGPESIHYFMRGNQHYIAIGNEVSGTTSLYHVSIQ is encoded by the coding sequence ATGTCACGCATTACCACTCTCGTTCTCACCACGTGTAGCGTCGCTTGTACAGCGGCTTTCAGTGGTTTTTCTCAAGCTCAATCGTTGAGCGTCGATTTGATCGGCCGTTACGTTGCCGATGCCCCCTTTGCTACCTCGGCAGCAGAGATCGTTACTTATGATAAAAACAACGATCAACTCTTTGTCGTCAATGCTCATGCTCAGCGTATTGAAGTGCTAAAACCGTCGGCAACGGGACTCGAAAAGTTGCGTTATTTAGATCTCCACCAAGCTGGTGAATGGGCTAACATTGACATTGGCGCCGCCAACAGCGTTGACAGTTATGGCAATTTATTGGCGGTGGCGATCGAAAATAAAATCAAAACCAAACCAGGTATCATTGCCGTTTACGATAGCCGTGATCTGTCATTACTCACCACCTTCCCCGCCGGCTCCCTACCCGATATGGTCGGTTTTTCCAAAGACGGTCGCTTTCTCGCTAGCGCCAATGAAGGTGAGCCCAGCGGTGATTACCAAGACGACCCAGAAGGCAGTGTCACTCTCGTCGACTTGAGCCCTGGCTTAGAGCAAGCCAAAGCGCAACAAATTCGCTTCGACGCTTTTAATCAAACACGCCGTGCTGAGCTCAAAGGCACGGTTCGAATTTCGGGTAAACATGCCTCGGCCGCCCAAGACCTTGAGCCGGAATACCTCACCTTTGCCAGCAATGGCAAGCTTTACGTCAGTTTGCAAGAAAACAACGCGCTGGCCATTATCGACCCCGTCAAAGCCGAGGTTGAAGCCATTCAAGGGTTAGGGATGAAATCTTGGCACAATGCGAAGTTAGACGCGTCCAACAAAGATGCCGATCCGGATACCAAGCAATCTGGATTAGCCAACTTTCATTCCTATGAAGGGTTGTTCGGTTTGTACATGCCCGATACGATCAAGAGCTATACCGTTAATGGAAAAAGTTACATTGTCACTGCCAATGAAGGTGATGGGCGTGAATACGGGTTTAAAACCACCCAAGAACAATGCGAACAATTAGGTTTAAACTGGGACGGAGACGACCACCAAGGCACTAGCGCTTATAAGACCACATTGGATACGTGTATTAGCCACAGTGATGAAGTGCGCGGTAAAAAACTCGATGTCGCCAGTGACCATCCATTAGCAAACGCGCTTAAAGACAATCAACAACTGGCAAGGCTAAAATTCATCAAACCCGATCATCCATTACAAGCCAATGAACCAGCGTTAACCTTTGGGGCGCGATCTTTCTCAATTTGGGATGACAAGGGGCATTTAGTCTTCGATAGCCAAGACCAGTTTGCCAACATCGTGGCTGAACAATCCCCCAATACCTTTAATAGTACCAATGACAATAACCAAAGCGCGGACGATCGCAGTGATGATAAAGGCTCTGAACCTGAAGCATTAGAAGTGGCGATGATCCAAGGCCGTCAATACGCTTTTATTGGCCTTGAGCGCCAAGGGGGTTTTATGGTCTACGACGTCACCGACCCCAGTCAGGCAAGCTTTGTCCTTTACCATCAAGAGCGTGATTTCTCGCAGCCAGTCTGTACGCAAGTCGATGCCGATGGAGAGTGTGAAAACCAAGAATACAACCCCAAAGCCGGTGATTTAGGCCCTGAGTCGATTCACTATTTCATGCGTGGCAATCAACATTATATCGCCATTGGCAATGAAGTGAGCGGCACCACCAGCTTGTATCACGTGTCGATTCAATAA
- a CDS encoding class I SAM-dependent methyltransferase — protein sequence MALDWDEIAKDWESRPTTQAFTKFVFDQLLELTDLTDKRVLEVGCGTGLLAQYLSPLVKDIVALDSSEAMIEELDKKLLSNVEPVVDQLTRGLAAQHPAFRGQFDLIIAASVCEFIDDLEMTMAVAYSLLEQGGAMLVWDVQQSASDNGIETDRIVQSMQSAGFSQVSQQKAFTLMTDNGELEVALVIGKQA from the coding sequence ATGGCATTGGATTGGGATGAAATTGCAAAGGACTGGGAATCGCGTCCTACGACCCAAGCGTTCACAAAATTTGTGTTTGATCAGTTGCTCGAACTGACCGACTTGACCGATAAACGCGTACTCGAAGTTGGGTGTGGAACGGGCCTGCTGGCACAATATTTGTCGCCGTTAGTGAAAGACATTGTGGCACTCGACAGTTCAGAAGCCATGATTGAAGAGCTGGATAAAAAGCTCTTGAGTAACGTCGAGCCCGTTGTTGATCAATTAACACGTGGGTTGGCGGCTCAACACCCTGCCTTTCGCGGGCAATTTGATCTCATCATCGCTGCGTCGGTTTGTGAGTTTATTGACGATCTCGAGATGACGATGGCAGTGGCATACTCTTTGTTGGAGCAAGGCGGTGCGATGTTGGTTTGGGATGTACAACAGAGCGCATCTGACAACGGGATTGAGACTGACCGCATCGTACAAAGTATGCAGTCAGCAGGTTTTAGCCAAGTTTCCCAACAAAAAGCGTTTACCCTCATGACCGATAACGGCGAACTTGAAGTCGCTCTGGTGATTGGCAAGCAAGCTTAG
- a CDS encoding LysR family transcriptional regulator, which produces MNLSQVEAFCAIADHGSVSEAARQLDTNRTRLSMAIKALEKELDIELFARTGNQLTLSEAGKAIYKDCSSLLATSSRIKQTCAHISGEFHAELWIARDDSLPDDFWHEISHTLSHRFPSTSFNIVLASSGDLENLVLTHQVDFAFGVDYERINDPMMSYNPLGKIRMMSVCRQDHRLSQMRRVSDEELRGQRQALMVYLNEKDNPELEPFSNRYIGFSSFDYMLNTILHENTWGVLPEPLIRHHLRQQTLSVIKHTYGLTQEDYCMFMASGMIEHPAISWVADKISDYLFDF; this is translated from the coding sequence ATGAATTTATCTCAAGTTGAAGCGTTTTGCGCCATCGCCGATCACGGTTCGGTCTCTGAAGCTGCTCGACAACTCGATACCAACCGAACGCGTTTGAGTATGGCAATTAAAGCACTGGAAAAAGAACTCGACATCGAACTTTTTGCTCGCACCGGCAACCAATTAACGCTCTCTGAAGCGGGCAAAGCGATTTATAAAGATTGCAGTTCGCTTCTGGCGACGTCATCGAGGATAAAACAAACCTGCGCGCACATTTCTGGCGAGTTCCACGCCGAACTGTGGATCGCCCGTGATGACTCTTTGCCCGATGATTTTTGGCATGAGATCTCCCATACCTTAAGCCATCGCTTTCCATCGACCTCCTTTAACATCGTGTTGGCTTCCAGTGGCGATTTAGAAAACCTGGTTTTAACGCATCAAGTCGACTTTGCCTTTGGGGTTGACTACGAGCGCATTAACGATCCCATGATGAGCTATAACCCTTTGGGTAAAATCAGGATGATGTCAGTCTGTCGTCAGGACCACCGATTAAGTCAAATGCGCCGTGTCAGTGATGAGGAATTGCGCGGCCAACGCCAAGCCCTGATGGTCTATCTCAATGAGAAAGACAACCCCGAACTTGAGCCTTTTTCCAATCGCTACATTGGTTTTTCCAGTTTCGATTACATGCTCAATACCATTTTGCACGAAAACACCTGGGGGGTTTTGCCAGAGCCTCTGATCCGCCATCATTTGCGGCAACAAACTTTATCAGTGATCAAGCACACTTACGGACTGACACAAGAAGATTACTGCATGTTTATGGCTTCTGGCATGATTGAGCACCCTGCCATCAGTTGGGTTGCCGATAAGATCAGTGATTACCTCTTTGACTTCTAG
- a CDS encoding cation diffusion facilitator family transporter, translating into MCANNNDNEKSVLTFSALAASFFAVGGIILGYLVSSMVIIFDGVYSSVSLVLTLLSLAVSYYIRRPQKQQFPFGKALLEPAVIAIKGLVILSIVFYSLFEASQAMFAGGREIDTSIATLFGVVNVLGCGMAWGFIAHKNKTVSSNLVKAEMEQWKMDTWLSVAVTLGFCLSMLLTWTPWANLAVYADPMMMILISFYFIKVPMCMLKNALKELFMMSPNPSLCQQVDRDIHAVGQLSQQRLKLAGLTKVGQELRVHVDMHLPKQVLNVQEFEQTRTQLTKRLAKHDYDVQLQLNIAY; encoded by the coding sequence ATGTGTGCGAATAATAATGATAATGAAAAATCTGTTTTAACCTTCTCAGCCCTTGCTGCTTCTTTCTTTGCGGTCGGCGGCATCATCCTAGGCTACTTAGTCAGTTCTATGGTGATCATTTTTGACGGCGTTTATTCAAGTGTCAGTTTAGTGTTAACTTTATTGTCACTGGCGGTGTCTTACTACATCCGACGACCTCAAAAACAACAATTTCCTTTTGGCAAAGCCCTGCTTGAGCCCGCGGTCATCGCCATCAAAGGTTTGGTTATTCTATCGATTGTTTTTTATTCTTTATTCGAAGCGAGCCAAGCCATGTTTGCCGGCGGTCGTGAAATCGACACCTCAATTGCTACCTTATTTGGTGTGGTCAATGTGTTGGGTTGTGGTATGGCGTGGGGCTTTATTGCCCACAAAAACAAAACCGTATCATCAAACTTGGTCAAAGCGGAAATGGAACAGTGGAAAATGGACACTTGGTTAAGTGTCGCGGTAACCTTGGGCTTTTGTTTATCCATGCTGCTCACTTGGACGCCTTGGGCTAACCTCGCGGTGTACGCCGACCCAATGATGATGATATTAATTTCTTTCTACTTTATTAAAGTGCCGATGTGCATGTTAAAAAATGCATTGAAAGAACTGTTTATGATGAGTCCAAACCCGTCGTTGTGTCAGCAAGTCGACCGCGATATTCACGCTGTCGGTCAATTGAGTCAACAGCGTTTGAAATTGGCGGGGCTGACTAAAGTTGGGCAAGAATTGCGCGTTCACGTTGATATGCACTTGCCAAAACAGGTGTTAAACGTGCAAGAGTTTGAGCAAACACGTACTCAACTGACCAAGCGACTGGCGAAACACGACTATGACGTGCAATTGCAACTCAACATTGCGTATTAA
- the yiaY gene encoding L-threonine dehydrogenase yields the protein MTSAFYIPTVNLMGSGCLTDAANQIQSLGYRQGLIVTDKILNQLGVVDKVSKLLTARGVGYCVYDGTNPNPTTNNVNEGLALLEKNQCDFVISLGGGSPHDCAKGIALLAANGGSIGDYEGVDQSAKPMLPLIAINTTAGTASEMTRFCIITDEVRHIKMAIVDKHTTPLISVNDPDLMLAKPASLTAATGMDALTHAIEAYVSTAATPITDAVALKAIELIQANLRQAVTHGDDLNAREQMAYAQFMAGMAFNNASLGYVHAMAHQLGGFYDLPHGVCNAVLLPHVQEYNADVAAKRLRDVAQALQVDTQAMTAEQGANAAIAAIRTLAKDVGIPAGLTDLGVNVEDIPTLASNALNDACGLTNPKQATHEEICAIFQAAL from the coding sequence ATGACCAGTGCATTTTATATCCCTACCGTCAATCTTATGGGCTCTGGCTGTTTAACGGACGCCGCTAACCAAATTCAATCGCTTGGCTATCGTCAGGGCTTAATTGTCACCGATAAAATCCTCAACCAACTTGGCGTGGTGGATAAGGTGAGCAAGCTATTAACAGCGCGTGGTGTCGGCTACTGCGTGTACGATGGCACGAATCCCAACCCGACTACCAACAATGTCAACGAAGGCTTGGCGTTATTAGAGAAAAACCAATGTGACTTTGTGATTTCACTCGGTGGTGGCTCACCTCACGATTGCGCCAAAGGCATTGCTTTATTGGCGGCAAATGGCGGTTCGATTGGCGATTACGAAGGCGTTGATCAATCGGCCAAACCCATGTTGCCCCTGATTGCGATTAACACCACCGCAGGAACAGCTTCTGAAATGACGCGGTTTTGCATTATTACTGATGAAGTGCGCCACATCAAAATGGCGATTGTCGATAAGCACACCACCCCGTTGATCTCGGTCAACGACCCAGACCTCATGCTGGCTAAACCGGCCTCACTGACCGCAGCCACCGGTATGGATGCCTTGACTCATGCCATTGAGGCTTATGTGTCCACTGCGGCCACGCCGATTACCGATGCCGTGGCGTTAAAAGCCATTGAGCTTATTCAAGCCAACTTGCGCCAAGCAGTAACTCACGGTGACGACCTCAATGCCCGTGAGCAAATGGCCTACGCGCAATTTATGGCGGGCATGGCCTTTAACAACGCCTCGCTAGGGTATGTACACGCCATGGCGCACCAGTTGGGTGGTTTTTATGACTTGCCACACGGGGTGTGTAATGCGGTATTATTGCCTCATGTCCAAGAGTACAACGCCGACGTAGCCGCGAAGCGCTTAAGAGATGTTGCCCAGGCTTTGCAAGTCGATACTCAGGCCATGACGGCAGAGCAAGGGGCAAACGCCGCCATTGCCGCGATCCGCACATTGGCCAAAGATGTCGGTATTCCCGCCGGGCTGACAGACTTGGGTGTCAATGTGGAAGACATTCCGACCTTGGCAAGTAACGCGCTCAATGATGCGTGTGGACTCACCAATCCAAAACAAGCGACACACGAGGAGATTTGCGCTATTTTCCAAGCGGCGCTGTAA
- a CDS encoding AEC family transporter, with amino-acid sequence MTSLLEHLQFSFSVTGPICIVLFLGMGFKYFRLINDNFIEVASKLVFKVTLPALLFFNIVDSDHQISSSIPLLVFALVANVAFFIFTSVIAKRCFDNPSDQGVIIQGGFRANTGIVGLAYVANAYGNDGIAIAAIYVACTTFCYNILAVIALSPKGNQSGAQSFAMMGKTMTKNPLIISIVAGVACKVVGFPIPTVVSEAGHYFAHMTLPLALLCTGGALNLRALKADLNKAWFASGFRLVLAPLMLTVAGYLFGFRGVELGVIFLMSAAPTAAASYVMARAMNANANLAANIIALTTLLSLISCTLGIAMLSHFGLISA; translated from the coding sequence ATGACTAGTTTATTGGAACATCTGCAGTTTTCTTTTTCGGTTACCGGGCCCATTTGCATCGTGTTGTTTTTGGGGATGGGGTTTAAATATTTTCGTCTTATCAATGATAACTTCATCGAAGTGGCCTCTAAGCTGGTGTTTAAAGTCACGTTACCCGCCCTATTGTTTTTTAATATCGTCGATTCTGATCATCAAATTTCATCGAGTATTCCTTTACTGGTTTTTGCTTTGGTCGCCAATGTGGCCTTTTTTATCTTCACCTCGGTGATTGCTAAACGCTGCTTTGATAACCCCAGTGATCAAGGCGTGATCATCCAAGGAGGATTTCGCGCCAATACCGGCATTGTTGGCTTGGCCTATGTCGCCAATGCCTATGGGAACGACGGTATTGCCATTGCTGCCATTTACGTTGCCTGTACCACCTTTTGCTATAACATTTTGGCCGTGATAGCCCTGTCGCCCAAAGGCAATCAATCCGGCGCACAGTCCTTTGCCATGATGGGAAAAACCATGACCAAAAACCCACTCATCATTAGCATTGTCGCGGGTGTGGCCTGCAAGGTCGTCGGTTTTCCGATCCCGACCGTGGTCAGTGAGGCGGGGCACTACTTTGCCCACATGACCTTGCCACTGGCCCTTTTGTGTACCGGCGGTGCACTCAATCTGCGCGCGTTAAAGGCCGATCTCAACAAGGCCTGGTTTGCTAGCGGCTTTCGTTTGGTCCTCGCGCCTTTGATGTTAACCGTTGCAGGCTACTTATTTGGCTTTCGCGGCGTTGAGCTGGGCGTCATCTTCTTGATGAGTGCCGCGCCAACCGCGGCCGCCAGCTACGTGATGGCGCGGGCGATGAATGCCAATGCCAATTTGGCCGCCAATATTATTGCCCTCACCACCTTGCTGAGTTTGATCAGTTGTACATTAGGCATTGCGATGTTAAGTCACTTTGGTTTAATTTCGGCTTAG